Proteins encoded together in one Methanobacterium bryantii window:
- a CDS encoding pseudomurein-binding repeat-containing protein, with protein MLFAVLLISSLSLTGITGASATDVGTAQTQAVNNSTVQEKANIQINNTCNTNKSVATQNSTDASVKTVQNTSTAISNVSTNQTTVKTQAVAQNTVSTKDNQTAVTSTATSINSTSKNSTNTTSTQTQEAAAGETKVSKNFTVSQITDAAARVKAYVETNHRLPNYVTIGTTQVEMPEFLKLLTAGLLQLNNGTTTSITLKDINSAAKPSESVKSGNINKAGYLDLAKRVNAFIDANGALPNYATSSLGKLNYQSLIYTFSKIMAFYKTNERLPSYVTVKSWSTVGTSSTSTSNSSNTSTSVPASLQQYLKSTTNCQVTNSQIQALAKSITSGKTSTYDKAVAIFNWVRDNIGYSFYYNTKYGAVGTLSKKTGNCVDTAHLLIALERAAGIPARYEHVKAKFTSGNWYGHVIAQVYVNGKWYNADATSSKNTFGVIKNWNTGTATYKGTYATLPF; from the coding sequence TTGCTTTTTGCAGTCCTATTAATATCCAGTCTATCTTTGACTGGTATAACTGGCGCAAGCGCGACAGATGTAGGCACTGCACAAACACAGGCTGTTAATAACAGCACTGTGCAAGAAAAAGCCAATATACAAATAAATAATACATGCAACACAAACAAATCGGTTGCAACGCAAAATTCAACCGACGCAAGTGTAAAAACAGTGCAGAATACAAGTACTGCCATATCAAATGTCAGTACCAACCAAACCACCGTTAAAACACAAGCAGTAGCACAGAATACAGTAAGTACAAAGGATAATCAAACTGCAGTAACTTCAACAGCGACTTCAATAAATTCAACCAGCAAAAATTCAACAAATACAACCAGTACTCAAACACAAGAAGCAGCTGCAGGAGAAACAAAAGTATCTAAAAACTTTACTGTAAGCCAAATCACAGATGCCGCAGCTAGGGTCAAAGCATACGTTGAAACCAATCACAGACTTCCAAACTATGTGACAATTGGTACAACCCAGGTTGAAATGCCTGAGTTTTTAAAACTACTGACTGCAGGTTTACTACAGTTAAACAACGGAACAACAACATCAATAACACTTAAAGATATAAACAGTGCAGCAAAACCTAGTGAAAGTGTTAAAAGTGGTAATATAAATAAAGCAGGTTATTTAGACCTTGCTAAAAGAGTGAATGCGTTTATAGATGCAAATGGTGCTTTACCAAATTATGCAACAAGCAGTCTTGGTAAATTAAATTATCAATCTTTAATTTACACATTTTCCAAGATAATGGCTTTCTATAAAACGAACGAACGGTTACCAAGTTATGTTACAGTAAAATCATGGAGCACAGTTGGAACTTCAAGTACATCAACTTCAAATTCTTCAAACACATCTACATCGGTACCTGCATCACTTCAGCAGTATCTTAAATCTACTACAAACTGTCAGGTAACCAATTCACAGATCCAAGCACTGGCAAAATCAATAACAAGCGGTAAAACTTCCACGTACGATAAAGCAGTGGCTATATTTAACTGGGTAAGAGATAACATAGGTTATTCCTTCTATTATAACACCAAATACGGTGCTGTAGGCACTTTAAGCAAAAAAACTGGAAACTGTGTTGATACAGCTCACCTTTTAATAGCACTTGAAAGGGCCGCAGGAATACCAGCACGATACGAACACGTTAAAGCTAAATTCACAAGCGGTAACTGGTACGGGCACGTTATTGCCCAAGTATACGTAAACGGCAAATGGTACAATGCAGACGCAACCAGTTCTAAAAACACGTTTGGTGTTATTAAAAACTGGAATACAGGAACAGCTACATACAAAGGTACATATGCTACATTGCCTTTCTAA
- a CDS encoding TldD/PmbA family protein, producing MINTAERALNLALKDSDYAEVYIEREKSIDVDIQRNEISFAKEEITYGLSVRVILRGKMGFSYTTNIDKIDETAKNAIFNAKSNIEDEYFDFAHESKYSQVKGTYDKKNEAMDIESSIDFAKTMIDTVEEEKCGPTSGGFSAGKTESVILNSNGVNREEIGTSFSGFIAVNAEKDGEISTAYEGDSSRLFDINPEWIADNACDIAKNSLNGKPVETKDMDVILDYRASAGLLGTFVGAFNADNVQRGRSVFADKIGNEVVSPSLSIYDDGTLEGGLASSISDGEGTPTQKTAVIQDGILKSFIYDIYTSKKGNTESTGNGMRSSFADMPSVGLSNFVLEFKDTLEIEDIKEGILVTDVLGAHTANPISGDFSVEANNAFKIENGEISYPVKKAMLSGNIFDVMKNAASGSKEIRQRGPFVIPRILAPNLRVVG from the coding sequence ATGATAAATACTGCAGAACGCGCGTTAAATCTTGCTTTAAAAGATTCTGATTATGCAGAAGTGTATATAGAAAGAGAAAAAAGTATTGATGTAGACATCCAGAGAAATGAAATTAGTTTTGCAAAAGAAGAAATTACCTACGGATTAAGTGTAAGAGTAATTTTAAGAGGAAAAATGGGATTTTCTTATACAACTAATATTGATAAAATTGATGAAACCGCGAAGAATGCAATATTCAACGCGAAATCTAATATTGAAGATGAATATTTTGATTTTGCCCATGAATCCAAATACAGCCAAGTTAAAGGTACTTATGATAAAAAAAATGAAGCAATGGATATCGAAAGTTCCATAGATTTTGCAAAAACTATGATAGACACCGTTGAAGAAGAAAAATGTGGACCAACCTCAGGAGGATTTTCTGCAGGAAAAACAGAGAGCGTAATCTTAAATTCGAATGGTGTAAACCGTGAAGAAATAGGAACATCATTTTCAGGGTTTATAGCAGTAAATGCTGAAAAAGATGGAGAAATATCAACAGCATACGAAGGGGACTCGTCAAGGCTCTTTGATATTAACCCTGAATGGATTGCAGATAATGCATGCGATATTGCAAAAAATTCTTTAAACGGCAAACCTGTAGAAACAAAAGATATGGACGTAATATTAGATTACCGTGCATCTGCAGGTCTTCTTGGAACATTTGTGGGTGCTTTTAATGCAGATAATGTTCAAAGAGGCAGGTCTGTTTTTGCAGATAAAATAGGAAATGAAGTTGTTTCGCCTTCATTAAGCATTTATGATGACGGTACACTTGAAGGAGGACTTGCTTCATCAATAAGTGATGGAGAAGGAACCCCTACTCAAAAAACTGCCGTAATTCAGGACGGAATCCTAAAAAGTTTCATTTATGACATATATACATCTAAAAAAGGAAATACAGAAAGTACGGGTAACGGTATGAGGTCTTCCTTTGCAGATATGCCTTCAGTGGGCTTAAGTAATTTTGTTCTTGAATTTAAAGATACCCTTGAAATAGAAGATATTAAAGAAGGAATACTTGTTACAGATGTTTTAGGTGCACATACAGCCAACCCAATTTCAGGAGACTTTTCAGTTGAGGCCAACAATGCATTTAAAATAGAAAATGGAGAAATTAGTTACCCTGTTAAAAAAGCCATGTTATCTGGAAACATATTTGACGTTATGAAAAATGCAGCAAGTGGTTCTAAAGAAATCAGACAACGAGGACCTTTCGTTATTCCACGTATTTTAGCTCCGAATTTAAGAGTAGTAGGCTAA
- a CDS encoding zinc ribbon domain-containing protein: MICDNCGAEIDNKETYCPNCGMELPTSKSSKKKSNKNSQQFDSFQSKKKYRNYPKEEHFEGKRSRRETDPSDFAYDIPHPKADYTRYNEEEDYKKKPLKRKYYGGHSASKRNDSPYQNDMDYESYYDYGEEEVPETKKSRISLGTICLFMIMILLLGFVIGLILFSNTQITPSVPGFNS; encoded by the coding sequence ATGATATGTGATAACTGCGGGGCAGAAATAGATAACAAAGAAACATACTGCCCTAACTGCGGAATGGAACTTCCAACTTCTAAATCCTCAAAAAAGAAAAGTAATAAAAATTCACAGCAGTTTGATAGTTTCCAATCAAAGAAAAAATATAGAAATTACCCTAAAGAAGAACATTTTGAGGGGAAACGCTCAAGAAGAGAGACTGATCCATCTGATTTTGCATATGATATCCCTCACCCAAAGGCAGATTATACACGTTATAATGAAGAAGAAGATTACAAAAAAAAGCCTTTAAAAAGAAAATATTACGGAGGCCATTCAGCTTCTAAACGCAATGATTCGCCATATCAAAACGATATGGATTATGAAAGTTATTATGATTACGGAGAGGAAGAAGTTCCTGAAACAAAGAAATCCAGAATTAGTTTAGGTACAATATGCCTCTTCATGATCATGATACTTCTGCTTGGATTTGTTATAGGGTTGATACTGTTTTCAAATACGCAGATAACTCCTAGCGTACCTGGTTTCAATAGTTAG
- the hypD gene encoding hydrogenase formation protein HypD — MKNLSKEIVERIENISRPVKIMHVCGSHEHTIMQHGIRSLIPKEVEIVAGPGCPVCCVPSIEVDECLYLARKGVTITTFGDMLRVPGTTGTLADAKAEGADVRIVYGINNAVEIAEKIDNDVVFMAAGFETTAPTTAAEIVAGLPKNLSILSCHRLIPPALKFLIESGEVNLNALIEPGHVSTIIGTEPYEEFSKKYGIPQVVAGFNPLDVLIAIYMILKQMDEGKAVVQNEYKRAVREEGNIKAQELMDEVFYIKDKEWRGFPEIPDSTYEIKDEFADSNARERFDIKVEQGEKVPTGCICGPILRGIARPEQCKLFRKECNPMNPIGACMVSKEGTCNIAFRYGSGL; from the coding sequence ATGAAAAATCTATCCAAAGAAATAGTAGAACGCATTGAAAACATTTCAAGGCCAGTTAAAATAATGCACGTATGTGGCTCCCATGAACATACCATAATGCAGCATGGAATAAGATCATTGATTCCAAAAGAAGTAGAAATAGTAGCAGGTCCCGGGTGTCCTGTTTGTTGTGTACCTTCAATAGAAGTTGATGAATGCCTGTATCTTGCACGAAAAGGCGTTACCATTACAACATTTGGAGATATGCTGAGGGTTCCTGGAACAACAGGGACACTTGCAGATGCAAAAGCTGAAGGTGCTGATGTAAGAATAGTTTATGGAATAAATAATGCGGTTGAAATTGCAGAAAAGATTGATAACGATGTCGTATTTATGGCAGCCGGTTTTGAAACTACTGCACCTACCACTGCAGCAGAAATAGTCGCGGGGCTTCCGAAAAACCTTTCAATTTTATCCTGTCACAGATTAATACCCCCAGCACTCAAATTTTTAATTGAATCAGGAGAAGTAAACTTAAATGCACTTATAGAGCCGGGACATGTTTCAACAATAATAGGAACAGAACCTTATGAAGAATTTTCCAAAAAATATGGCATTCCTCAAGTTGTAGCAGGATTTAATCCACTTGATGTCCTGATTGCAATTTATATGATATTAAAACAGATGGATGAGGGCAAAGCTGTAGTTCAAAATGAATACAAACGAGCTGTTAGAGAAGAAGGAAATATAAAAGCTCAAGAGCTTATGGATGAAGTTTTCTATATTAAAGATAAAGAATGGAGAGGTTTCCCAGAAATTCCTGACTCTACATATGAAATAAAGGATGAATTTGCAGATTCCAACGCAAGGGAAAGATTCGATATCAAAGTAGAGCAGGGTGAAAAAGTCCCAACTGGTTGCATATGCGGCCCAATTCTGCGGGGAATTGCAAGACCAGAGCAGTGCAAGCTTTTCAGGAAAGAATGCAATCCTATGAACCCAATTGGCGCATGTATGGTCAGTAAAGAAGGAACATGCAACATAGCATTTAGATATGGATCAGGATTATAA
- a CDS encoding pseudomurein-binding repeat-containing protein — MGIGGVIIKKKLPFAVLLILGLFLASIAGASAADVGTAQSQAVNNSTVQENAGIHTNDTYNENESVATQNSTDENITEGTSTATSNTSTNQTTVKTEPVAQDIANTSADQTATTLTVTSTNSTSKNSTVSETNTKNAVSTALNNSQNSTSTKTNTWNNTTSTQTQSTGYDTIKNNDSYQKAAAGETKVTSKSFTAKQINNAAAKVKAYVETNHRLPNYVTIGTIQVQMSDFLKLLTANILQLYNKKTSSITLKSINSAAKPSESVKSGTMTKSCYLDLAKRVNVFINTNGALPNYATSSLGKLNYKSLIYTFSKVLAFYNTNSRLPNYVTVKPWSKVGTSDTSNSSTPVPASLQQYLKSTTNCQVNNAQIQALAKSITSGKSSTYAKAAAIFNWVRDNIGYSFYYNTKYGAVGTLSSKTANCVDTSHLLIALERAAGIPARYEHVYAKFSSGTWYGHVIAQVWVNGKWYYADASSSRNTFGVINNWNTTTATVYGTYTSISF; from the coding sequence TTGGGCATTGGAGGCGTTATAATTAAGAAAAAACTGCCTTTTGCAGTTCTACTAATACTTGGCTTATTCCTGGCAAGTATAGCTGGCGCGAGCGCGGCAGATGTAGGCACTGCACAATCACAGGCTGTTAATAACAGCACTGTGCAAGAAAATGCTGGAATACACACAAATGATACATACAATGAAAACGAATCGGTTGCAACGCAAAATTCAACCGATGAAAATATAACGGAGGGTACGAGTACTGCAACCTCAAATACCAGTACCAATCAAACCACCGTTAAAACAGAACCCGTTGCACAAGATATAGCAAATACAAGTGCTGATCAAACTGCAACAACTCTCACAGTGACTTCAACAAACTCCACCAGCAAAAATTCAACAGTTTCAGAAACTAACACAAAAAACGCAGTTTCAACTGCATTAAACAACAGTCAAAATTCAACAAGCACAAAAACTAACACATGGAATAATACAACCAGTACTCAAACTCAAAGTACTGGGTATGATACTATCAAAAATAATGATAGTTATCAAAAAGCAGCTGCAGGAGAAACGAAAGTTACCTCCAAAAGCTTTACTGCAAAGCAAATCAATAATGCAGCGGCAAAAGTTAAGGCATACGTTGAAACCAACCACAGACTTCCAAACTATGTGACAATTGGTACAATCCAAGTGCAAATGTCTGATTTCCTGAAACTATTAACTGCAAATATACTGCAGTTATACAATAAGAAAACAAGTTCAATAACACTAAAAAGTATAAACAGTGCAGCAAAACCTAGCGAAAGTGTTAAAAGCGGTACTATGACCAAATCATGTTATTTAGACCTTGCTAAAAGAGTGAATGTATTTATAAATACAAATGGTGCTTTACCAAATTATGCAACAAGCAGTCTTGGCAAACTGAATTATAAATCATTAATTTACACGTTTTCCAAGGTACTTGCCTTCTACAATACAAATAGTAGATTGCCAAATTACGTTACTGTTAAACCATGGAGTAAAGTTGGAACTTCAGATACATCAAATTCATCAACACCAGTACCTGCATCATTACAGCAGTATCTTAAATCTACTACAAACTGTCAGGTAAACAACGCACAAATTCAAGCACTGGCAAAATCAATAACAAGCGGTAAATCATCCACATATGCTAAAGCAGCAGCAATATTTAACTGGGTACGAGATAACATAGGCTATTCATTCTACTACAATACCAAATATGGCGCAGTTGGAACATTATCTTCAAAAACAGCCAATTGTGTCGATACATCCCACTTGTTAATAGCACTTGAAAGGGCCGCAGGAATTCCTGCACGATACGAGCATGTTTATGCTAAATTCTCAAGTGGCACATGGTATGGGCATGTTATTGCTCAGGTTTGGGTTAATGGTAAATGGTACTATGCAGATGCAAGTAGCTCCAGAAATACATTTGGTGTTATAAATAACTGGAATACAACAACAGCAACAGTATACGGTACATATACATCCATATCTTTCTAA
- a CDS encoding PepSY domain-containing protein translates to MMIKKSIVAVVVMLAAAALVFGASGNHINSTSNSNQGQQSSVTGSSSSSNNTSDSDKTSDNTTKPKITSEEAQKLAQKYIDVEGATAGTPKLIKTDGQYIYVVPVIDNGTNVGEIDINAITGKNVGGAGGAP, encoded by the coding sequence ATGATGATTAAAAAATCAATAGTTGCAGTAGTGGTAATGCTGGCTGCAGCGGCACTGGTATTCGGTGCTTCTGGAAACCACATAAATTCCACCAGCAATTCTAATCAGGGACAACAGTCATCTGTTACTGGCAGCAGTTCATCCAGTAACAATACATCAGATAGCGACAAAACATCAGATAACACAACTAAACCAAAGATAACTTCAGAAGAAGCCCAAAAATTAGCTCAAAAATACATTGACGTAGAAGGAGCAACCGCAGGAACACCTAAATTGATCAAAACTGATGGTCAATACATATACGTGGTTCCTGTTATCGACAACGGAACAAATGTTGGTGAAATAGACATTAACGCTATAACTGGCAAAAACGTTGGAGGAGCAGGTGGAGCACCTTAA
- a CDS encoding MFS transporter, with product MENKANDVTKMTALLAATLAAFLVPFMGSSLNVALPTIGNEFAADAILLSWISASFLLASAIFTLPFGRIADIYGLKRIFTCGIITYTVFSFLSGTAPSAMSLIIFRAFQGIGASMMFGTGVAILTSVFPLAERGKALGINLAGVYFGLSIGPFLGGIMTQYLGWRSIFFLNVLLGVIVISFVILRLKGEWAECMGEKFDLKSAVVYSFTLLLLMYGFSSLPGTLGIILTVMGIIGIIVFILVDTKVDNPLLDMDLFLKNKVFALSNLAALINYSTTTGAVFLLSLYLQYILGYTPQKAGLVLLPLPLIMVIVSPIAGELSDKIDPRILASVGMALTAVGLSFFSYVGFFTALPYVIAGQLVLGSGFALFSSPNTNAIMGSVKKRNYGVASATASTMRLSGQVLSFGIIILIFSLLIGKVQITPDTYFNLLGSIRVAFKVFAVACFMGILTTAYGKISSI from the coding sequence ATGGAAAACAAGGCCAATGACGTAACTAAAATGACTGCATTACTGGCTGCCACATTAGCTGCTTTTCTTGTACCGTTTATGGGTTCTTCCCTCAATGTTGCACTTCCAACCATTGGAAATGAGTTTGCTGCAGATGCGATTTTACTCAGCTGGATTTCAGCATCATTTTTGTTGGCATCAGCTATTTTTACACTTCCGTTTGGGAGAATTGCTGATATTTATGGGCTAAAACGAATATTTACCTGTGGAATAATTACTTATACTGTTTTTTCATTTCTTTCAGGCACTGCACCATCTGCAATGTCGCTTATCATATTTCGAGCTTTTCAGGGTATTGGGGCTTCAATGATGTTTGGTACGGGGGTGGCAATTTTAACTTCTGTATTTCCTTTAGCAGAAAGGGGAAAAGCCCTGGGAATTAATCTTGCAGGAGTTTATTTTGGCCTTTCAATTGGTCCTTTTTTAGGTGGAATCATGACGCAATATCTTGGATGGAGGAGTATATTCTTTTTAAATGTACTGCTTGGTGTAATTGTGATTTCTTTTGTTATTTTGAGGTTAAAAGGAGAATGGGCTGAATGTATGGGCGAAAAATTCGATCTTAAAAGCGCAGTTGTATATAGCTTTACACTCCTTTTATTGATGTATGGATTTTCATCCCTCCCTGGAACTTTAGGGATAATATTAACAGTAATGGGAATCATCGGAATCATTGTGTTCATATTGGTGGATACAAAGGTAGATAACCCGCTTCTAGACATGGACCTTTTTTTAAAAAATAAAGTTTTTGCTTTATCCAATTTAGCGGCTCTAATTAACTACAGCACAACTACGGGTGCGGTTTTTCTATTAAGCCTTTACTTGCAGTACATATTGGGATATACACCTCAAAAGGCAGGATTAGTTCTGTTACCTCTGCCACTTATAATGGTTATTGTATCTCCAATTGCAGGAGAACTATCTGACAAAATTGATCCGAGGATACTGGCCTCAGTTGGAATGGCATTAACTGCTGTAGGACTATCGTTTTTTAGTTATGTGGGATTTTTTACAGCTTTGCCATATGTAATAGCAGGACAGCTTGTGCTTGGTTCAGGATTTGCTCTATTTTCTTCCCCTAATACCAACGCAATTATGGGATCTGTTAAGAAACGTAATTATGGAGTAGCTTCTGCAACGGCCAGTACAATGCGGCTTAGCGGGCAGGTTTTAAGCTTTGGAATTATTATATTGATCTTTTCTCTGCTAATTGGAAAGGTTCAAATTACACCTGATACCTATTTCAATCTTTTGGGAAGCATAAGGGTTGCATTTAAGGTTTTTGCAGTGGCATGTTTTATGGGAATATTAACAACGGCTTATGGAAAAATATCTTCTATTTAA
- a CDS encoding radical SAM protein, with protein sequence MNRAIEKELSTYFEIMLNQRASRVKVASTIEAKENENIDTLWREHEHIQNEFKNIFNTVSFNSLEKPDFSYLDLKIKIGEKIFESCYFCEMKCHINRNIEKGFCNVKNPKIASEFMHMGEETPLIPSHTIFFTGCNFECIYCQNFDISQFPEAGIKISEMHLAKIIDKRRKEGSRNVNFVGGDPTPNLYYILKTMKQCNENIPVIWNSNFYMSEDAMKLLDGFVDLFLSDFKYGPEECAEKLSKISNYWNTITRNHKMAKKSGDMIIRHLVLPGHVECCSKPILKWISENLGKETVINIMGQYHPVYRACESEKITRYPSRRELEEVVNYAKNLGFINLI encoded by the coding sequence ATGAACCGTGCTATAGAAAAGGAACTCTCAACTTATTTTGAAATTATGCTCAATCAAAGAGCATCAAGAGTCAAAGTAGCTTCAACGATAGAAGCAAAAGAAAATGAGAATATTGATACTCTTTGGAGAGAACATGAACATATTCAAAACGAATTTAAAAACATATTCAATACAGTATCCTTTAATAGCCTGGAAAAGCCTGATTTTTCTTATCTTGATCTAAAAATAAAGATTGGAGAAAAAATATTTGAAAGCTGTTATTTTTGTGAGATGAAGTGCCATATTAACCGAAATATAGAAAAAGGATTTTGCAACGTGAAAAATCCAAAAATCGCATCTGAATTCATGCACATGGGTGAAGAAACTCCACTTATACCAAGCCACACTATTTTTTTTACAGGCTGTAATTTTGAATGTATTTACTGTCAAAATTTTGATATAAGTCAATTTCCAGAAGCAGGAATAAAAATAAGTGAAATGCACCTGGCAAAAATAATTGACAAAAGAAGAAAAGAAGGTTCAAGGAATGTAAACTTCGTTGGAGGAGATCCAACTCCAAATTTATATTACATTTTAAAGACAATGAAGCAGTGTAATGAAAACATTCCCGTAATCTGGAACAGCAATTTTTACATGAGCGAAGATGCTATGAAACTTCTTGATGGTTTTGTTGACTTATTTTTAAGTGATTTTAAATATGGACCAGAGGAGTGTGCAGAAAAGCTTTCTAAAATTTCAAATTACTGGAATACTATAACAAGGAATCATAAAATGGCGAAAAAGTCTGGAGATATGATCATAAGACATCTTGTACTTCCGGGCCATGTTGAATGTTGTTCAAAACCTATTTTAAAATGGATAAGTGAGAATTTAGGAAAAGAAACCGTTATTAACATTATGGGCCAGTATCACCCAGTTTATAGGGCTTGCGAATCTGAAAAAATTACGAGATATCCAAGCCGCCGAGAACTTGAAGAAGTGGTTAATTATGCAAAAAACTTAGGTTTTATAAATTTAATTTAA
- a CDS encoding phosphoglycolate phosphatase, with protein sequence MKAVAVDIDGTITDKNRKICVNAINALRKAEDAGYPVILVTGNVLCTAKMVSTMLGTSGGIVCENGGVVYTTKRNLILGDVKKCSPAYELLKSQYDVEKTEFSDLRLSEIAIKRTIDVNTVKKTVKNFDVVVYDTKFAIHITDPLVNKGKSLKIVAEDMSITTDEILAIGDSENDLEFLEVAGFKVAVSNADDELKENTDYVTKKAYGDGAAEAIEKFILNK encoded by the coding sequence ATGAAAGCAGTTGCTGTAGACATAGATGGTACGATTACTGATAAAAATCGGAAAATATGTGTAAATGCAATAAATGCACTGCGAAAAGCAGAAGATGCAGGTTATCCGGTTATATTAGTGACTGGAAATGTACTCTGCACAGCGAAAATGGTATCCACAATGTTAGGTACATCTGGCGGAATAGTCTGTGAAAATGGCGGAGTTGTATATACCACAAAAAGAAATTTAATTCTTGGCGATGTTAAAAAATGCAGCCCTGCCTATGAATTATTAAAATCACAATATGATGTGGAAAAAACAGAATTTTCAGATCTTCGGTTATCGGAAATTGCGATAAAACGCACTATTGATGTAAATACTGTAAAAAAGACTGTAAAAAATTTTGATGTTGTGGTATACGACACTAAATTTGCAATACACATTACAGACCCTTTAGTTAATAAGGGAAAATCACTTAAAATTGTTGCAGAAGATATGAGCATAACAACTGATGAAATACTTGCAATAGGCGACAGTGAAAACGATCTTGAGTTCCTGGAGGTTGCAGGGTTCAAAGTTGCTGTTTCAAATGCAGATGATGAGCTTAAAGAAAATACTGATTATGTAACAAAAAAGGCCTACGGTGATGGGGCTGCAGAAGCAATTGAAAAATTTATTTTAAATAAATAG
- a CDS encoding methanogenesis marker 16 metalloprotein: MNIRNIEEINQKIQRGEATVLTAEEVSNLVRDGEEPKAEDIDVVTAGTCGIMSGTAAVFHIPAGEPGSFKKAKKVLLNGVPGFSGPCPNEWLGSVDLIAYGTSRSIYDEDYGGGFLFKDIVKGKDIEIEVESINGEIIKSTTNINEMGMARMVGTRLAFKNYTAFLNPTEEPVASIFNAVDMEGPFKGLSFSGCGELNPLQNDPEMKTIKTGTKVLLCGSEGIVLGSGTRSAPEKPNLMIAADMVDMDPHYLGGFKTAAGPEVFNSVAAAIPILNDEILKNTFILNKDIPLPVADIRGRHKVLGFTDYASVWTNNDERPVYDPEACLNCGVCMVRERCPTGAYEGTLNEEKCFGCGMCASSCQHGAFEMKRGELKFKMDDEVIDVPIICRQSDIKRARELTGELKKRIIEGKFSISGWY, from the coding sequence TTGAACATTCGTAACATTGAAGAAATTAATCAGAAAATCCAACGCGGAGAAGCAACTGTACTAACAGCAGAAGAGGTTAGTAATCTTGTAAGGGATGGAGAGGAACCAAAAGCAGAAGATATTGACGTTGTAACTGCAGGAACTTGTGGAATAATGTCTGGAACAGCTGCAGTGTTTCATATTCCTGCAGGGGAGCCTGGATCATTTAAGAAAGCAAAAAAAGTCCTTTTAAATGGAGTCCCCGGATTTTCAGGTCCATGTCCAAATGAATGGCTTGGGTCTGTTGATTTAATAGCTTATGGCACATCACGCAGTATTTATGATGAAGATTATGGTGGCGGATTCTTATTTAAGGATATTGTAAAAGGAAAAGATATAGAAATTGAAGTTGAGTCCATTAACGGCGAAATTATAAAATCAACTACAAATATTAATGAAATGGGCATGGCGCGGATGGTTGGAACTCGGCTGGCATTTAAAAATTACACTGCATTTTTAAACCCAACTGAAGAACCTGTTGCATCTATATTTAATGCTGTAGATATGGAAGGGCCATTTAAAGGGCTTTCATTTTCAGGTTGCGGTGAATTAAATCCACTGCAAAATGATCCTGAGATGAAAACAATAAAAACAGGAACTAAAGTGCTGTTGTGTGGATCTGAAGGAATTGTTCTTGGCAGTGGGACAAGAAGTGCTCCTGAAAAACCAAACTTGATGATAGCTGCAGATATGGTTGATATGGATCCACATTACCTCGGCGGGTTTAAAACAGCAGCAGGGCCAGAAGTTTTCAACAGTGTAGCTGCTGCAATCCCAATTCTAAATGATGAAATTTTGAAGAACACGTTTATCTTAAATAAAGACATACCGTTACCTGTTGCAGATATACGTGGAAGACATAAAGTTTTAGGGTTTACAGACTACGCTTCTGTCTGGACTAATAATGATGAAAGGCCAGTTTACGATCCTGAAGCATGTTTAAACTGTGGGGTATGTATGGTGCGTGAAAGATGCCCTACTGGAGCATACGAAGGCACTTTAAATGAAGAGAAGTGCTTTGGTTGTGGCATGTGTGCTTCTTCCTGTCAACATGGTGCATTCGAAATGAAACGTGGTGAACTGAAATTCAAAATGGATGATGAAGTTATAGATGTGCCTATAATATGCAGGCAGTCTGATATTAAACGGGCACGGGAACTCACTGGTGAACTTAAAAAAAGAATTATTGAAGGTAAGTTTTCAATTTCTGGATGGTACTAG